The nucleotide sequence CCGGCCTCGAAAACCACGGCAAATACGGCCAATTCATCTACGCCGCCAACGACACCGGCGACCTGTGGGTAAACCTCTTCATCGCCTCCGATCTCGACGTCGGTCCCGGTCTTCGTATCCGCCAATCTACTACCTTTCCCGACGAAGCGCGCACCCGCCTCACCCTCACCCTCGAAGCGCCGCGCACCTTCGCCCTGCACCTCCGCCACCCGGCCTGGGTCAGCGCCGAAGGTTTCAAAATCACCATCAACGGAGAGCCAGTCGACGGGCGCTCCACGCCCGGTTCCTACGCCGCCCTCACCCGGGAATGGCATGACGGCGACACCATCGGCATTGAGCTGCCCATGACCACGCGCCTCGAACGCTTGCCCGACGACTCCGCTTACGCCGCAGTCCTGCACGGTCCCATCCTCCTCGCCGCCAAAACCGGCACCGACCACCTCGACGGACTCGTGGCCGACGGCTCCCGCATGGGCCACGCCGCTCCCGGCGCCTTCGAACCGCTCGACGCCGCCCCGATGTTCGTCGGAAACCCTACCGAAATGGCTGCGGCCATCCAGCCCGTGCCCGGCCGACCGCTACACTTCACCGCCGCCAATCTCATTCGTCCTGATAATTTCGATACGCTCGAACTCGAACCCTTCTTCCGCCTGCACGACGCCCGCTACATGATGTATTGGCAACTCGCCTCGGCCACGGACTACGAACGCATCGTCGCCGAACTCCACGCCACTGAAACCGCCCGCCTCGCGCTCGACGCCCGCACCATCGACCTCGTCATACCCGGAGAACAACAGCCCGAAGTGGAGCACAACTTCACGGACGGCGACTCCTGGCAAGGTCACAGCTTTGGACGCTCCTTCCGCGCCGCCAACGACTGGTTCAGCTACGAACTCACCCCGCGCCACGAAGCCGCGCTCGAGCTCCAACTCACCCACTGGGGCAACGCCTGGCAACCCGCGTCCTACACCGTTGAAATCAACGGCACCCCCATCGGCAAAATTGAAATCTCCGGCCAAGACGGCGAACGCTTCATCATCAAAACCCTGTCCATCCCCACCGGCTCCAGGAGCAACCCCCTGATCCTCACCTTCCGCGGCACCGAAAAATCCCCCGGCGTCCCCGCCCTCTACGAAGTCCGCCTCGTGCGCCCGCGTTCTGAATGAGTTGTAGGACAAATGGACGAACTGCCGGAATATTTTTACCCATTCTGAAAGAAGAGACCCTGCAACCGCGTTACACGCGACCAAGATGATTCAATCGTTTGCGGATCGCGACACGGAGCAACTTTTCCTCAAAGAGAAGAATCGTCGTTTTCAGGCGGTTAGCCGCGTGGCCTTGCGTAAACTCATCCAACTCAATAGTGCCAGCCGTCTGGGCGACCTCTCGGTTCCACCCGGAAACCACCTGGAGCAACTTGCAGGGAATCTCGCGGGACAATACTCGATTCGGGTCAACGACCAGTGGCGCATTGTCTTTCGGTGGACGGACTCGGGACCCAGCGACGTCCGAATTGAAGATTACCATTGAAGCACCCCTATAACGTCATACGTTATAACTATATGAAAACCCCGATAACGCCCGGTGAAATCCTGCTGGAGGAATACTTGAGGCCCATGGGTATCTCCCAAAACGCCATGGCCCGTGCGCTTGGGGTGTCCCCGCGCGCCATCAATGAGATTGTCCTCGGCAAACGTTCCATCACCCCCGCCATGTCGATAAGGTTCGGTGCCTTCTTCGATCAGTCCCCGCAGTTCTGGCACGGAATTCAGGTGGATTGCGATTTCAGAGCCCTAGCGACCGACACCCCTAGATTAGTGAAAGCCGTCCGCCCGGCCTCCGAGCTGATTTCCGCGTAGAAATCCGCAAAACACGGCCTGACCCTCTCGGTCTGGCGACCCTCTCGGTCTGGCTACGCTGATTGGTATATTCTTTCTATTCTTTGGTCTACTAATCAAACTTATGACTGGATTGGCATTTCTTCACCGCTTGACATAGATTGGCTTAAAAACCACTTGGGGCTGCCGCAGGGAGTAATGTTCACTAGGTCATTCCCGATTCAGTATTACAATGAAAATACTGCCAGTTATCAGAATTTCGAGTTCGTGACCCATCGCCACGACTATCAGTCTAATGGCGTAGGACTTGGTTCAATTACCTATGACGGAATAACCGTTTATTCCCCATCCTGTAGCGGCCCTTGGCAATACTAAAATACCACCATGAATAGATTAACATTCGTCCTTTTTGTTTTTTCTATATTAACTGCAGCACATGCCCAAATTGGGACCAATCAAAAGTTTGCGGACATATTAAATCTCCTACTAAGGGAATCGGCGGAGGCAGATAGGGCGATTGAGATATCTACTGCTATTGCAAGTCGCTACGAAATGGAAGAGGGCGCCGAAGAGCGAAAGCAACTTTCGAATTTGGTTATTAATCATTTATCAGGCGACTTAGGCACAAACTACGAAACTATACTGGCAGTATCATCGAAGTTGCAACCCAAGGTTGGCGAGCCAACTGCCATTCGAATTATGGAACTAGAAGTGTCGGCGCGACACACACGTGCGGGGGAGAATTCAAAGGAATTATTGGTAAATCGGAACATCGAACTATATGTAAAATGCCTAGCATATGCAGACGAATTAAGAAATCGTGAAGGCTTTGATGAAGCATCTGACCTAAATGGTCTACGCGGTGGCTTGGGTCCAAAGGATTTTAGTTCAGAAGAAGAGTTTCGAACCCGGCAATCGGATATTCGAGAAACTCGAATTGAGTGGATAAGACTCAGCGCGATTGTCAGAGCGGTGCGTTTTAGGGTGTCCAGACTTGAAAAGGAAAAGGATGTATCAGAACTTTTGAGGGACGCTGCAGCCAGAGCGGGAGTGGAGACGGCTCAAGATTTTTTTCCAGTCAATTGACATCAACCCAGATTGCTTGTGAGCCCACCGGTATGAACCGGAGGGCCGAAAAGAAGGGCCGAAAAGGGTCAGGTTTGAATGGCGCTTAGTTAAGGGGGGTGATCGTCTCTTATTGTCGCCGTGATATGGATACACGCATGTGGTGCCGAGGTTTGGTCATCAGTTGGTAGACTTTGGGTCTGCGTTTGATGGCGCGCGGTTCACTGCGATGGGGTCGGTCGGGCACGAGGTCGGCGGCGAGCGCGAGCAACAACTCCTCGAAGCGTTGGGCAGCCTGCCGGGCGTTGGTGGCAAATAATGGAGCAAAGGCGCGCAGCGTGCTCACCGTGCCCTTGAACGACAGGCGCGCGGGTGGCACGTCGTGCTGCCGAGGGCCAAAAAGGGTCGAGGGCCAAAAAGGAGGGGGTATGAACCGGGGACATAGGTAACAGATAGTCTAGGGACATAGGTTACACTTAAACTGGGCGTATGCCCTGGAAAGAAGTGTCACCAATGGACCAGAAGATGCAGTTCATCAGCATGGCGGCTACGGGCCGCTTTACCGTCTCGCAGTTGTGCGAAGACTTTGATATCAGTCGCAAGACCGGTCATAAGTGGCTGCGTCGTTACGCGGCGGAAGGTTCCGCCGGTTTGGGCGATCGGTCCCGTCGTCCCCGTGGCTGTGCCCACCAGACGACTACGGAGCTAGTCGAGCTGGTGCTCCAGGAGCGCAAAGCCAAGCCCAGTTGGGGCCCCAAGAAGCTACAGGATCTACTGCACTGTAAGCACGGGATAATGCAGCCTCCGGCGCGCAGCACGATCGCCTCGTTGCTGAAGAGTCACGGCCTGATCAAGAAGCGGCGGCGTAAACCTGGACTCTATCATCCCCGGCCCAGCGAGTTGACCGATCCGACTCACCCCAACCACGTGTGGACGTTCGACTACAAGGGTTGGTTCCTGACGCAGGATCGCATCCGCTGTGATCCGTTGACGGTGTGTGATCGGTTCTCGCGCTACGTCGTGTGCTGCCAAGCCCGATATGATCAGCAGTTCCGAGGCACCCACCTGGCCTGTCGTAACATCATGCGCTACCACGGGGTTCCGGAGATCATCCGCGTCGACAACGGCTCACCCTTCGCTTCCAACGGCTGGGGCAGGCTCTCTCGATTGAGCGTGTGGTGGATCAGCCAAGGCATCCAAGTGGAGTTCACCCGACCGGGGCATCCGCAGGATAATGGGTCCCACGAACGCATGCACCGCGACCTGAAAGCCGAGACCCTGCAGCCCAGCGCACGCAATCAACGCGCCCAACAACGCCTCTTCGACCGGTGGCGCTTTACCTACAACCACGAGCGTCCTCACGAAGGCATCAACATGCAAAAACCGGCCGAGATTTACCACTCCAGTCAGCGGCGCCTAAACGAGAACGACAACGCCGTGCGTTACCCGGCCGACTATCTGCGTCGACGTGTTACCGAGGCCGGGTTCATCAACTACCGCAAACGCAGCTATCATGTCGGGGAGGCGTTTGCCGGAGTCACCGTGGGAATCCACCGCACGGATGCGGGCACGAGCGAGCTGCACTTTGCGAACATCCACCTCGCCAACCTCACCCTCAATGCGGGGGACCCATTCCGGCCTGCGGCCTACATGGTTCCCCCGCATCAGGTTCCCCTCGCCAAACACAACCCGTAAACCCAACCTCCCAAAAGTGTAACCCATGTGCCTGGACTTTGTGTAACCCATGTCCCGATCATTCCGGGCCAAAAAGGGTCAAGGGCCAAAAAGGGTCAGGTTTAAACAATTGTAGTTCCCGACGTTCGCAACGCGTTCCTCGCCTACTCCAAGTATACTCAGTCGGCAGGCAACGGGCTCACCTCCTGTTTGATTTTGTCATCTACGGTGTTGCGTGCCTCACGCAGATCGTCGGCGAGTTGAAAGCGAGGCCAGTAATCTGGGACCTGACCGGAGGGCGACAAAAGGAGTCGAACGCAAAACCTAGAAATCCCTCCCTGACACAACGGCTGAAAAACGCGTCAACACATCATCTTTTTGCGGTTGTTCGTTGGTCGCCAAACGTTTCGGTCGACCGCCGCATCTCAAGGTCTTTCGTCTCCGGACTCGCACGCTGAAGATGTAGGATTGCCTCCATCGCGAACAGCCGAAGCGGCTGGCTTCGTTCCGGCAACGGGCGGGTTAGATCCGTTTGCTGCCCAGCACGACTTTGCCGCTCGGTGCAGTGAATCGGCTCGACGAGGCGCTCTCGGACGTAACGAAGAAATTAAGCTGGGGCGGGGGCGTGTTACCCGACGCGGCGACGGCGAACGAGTAAAGGCCGCTCGTCGCCTGCGTGGCGGGCAGCACCCCAGCTTGAACCACGTGACCGGATGCCGTGTCGATGATCCACATGTGATAGAGCTGGCCGGGCGCGGGTTCGGGCAAATTTCGGATGGCGATGAATCCCTGGTTACTGGCCGGGTCGAATAGGGCATAGCCGTTGGCCGCGTTGGCAACGGTCGATGCGTCGGGAAGTATGGTGGGGTTGTTCCACAGGTTTTCTGCAAACGAGGCGAGCTGGATGAATCCGCCGCCTTCGTCATTTGAGGCGACGGGCATAGGCATTCGGGTGAGCGTGCTGCCCTCGGCGTTGAGGCCCACGATCAAGACCATGTTTGGCTCGGTGGTGGCATCAGAACGGCGCAGTGATTGGACGGCCAGAATGGCGGTGCTGACGGCGATCACGGCGGCGATACTCCAGCGGGCAAAAGCGATCCAGATCGACGAGCGTGCGGATTCACCCACGGGTGTCGGATCATCGGGGCGGTCGAGACGGGACTCGATACGGGTGAGGAGGTCGGCGGCCGGCGGGTGCTGCGGCAGCAGTCGGATTTCACGGTCGAGGGCGGATTCGAGTTCACGCACGAGGGCAGCCAGCTCAGGCGATTGGAGAAGTTGCGCCTCAAATGCCGCGTGTTCACCGGGATCGAGGCCGTCGAGCACGTAAAGCGTGGCTTGTTCTTCGAATTTCGAGTTCATGATTTGGCTTGGGCGAGGGTGGTGCGTAGCTCAAGGAGACCACGGCGAATCCAGGACTTGACCGTGCCGATGGGCTGCACGAGTTGGCGCGCGATCTCGGCGTGGGTGAGCTCGGAATAGAGCGCGAGCTCGAGGGCGCGACGGCGGTCGCCGGAGATATGCTCAAGAGCGCGATCGACGTTGCGGGATGTCTCGTGAGCCTCGGCGGTGCGGCGGGCAGTCTCAGCGGTGGCAAAGTCGGCGCCACCTTCGGTTTCGAGAGGCAGCGGAGTAAACGACGGGGCCGAGCGGCGGCGGCGCAGGTGGTCGATGCAGGTGCGACGGACGATGGTGACGGCCCAAGTAAAGGCACGCGACTTGTGCGGGTCGTAATCGTTGGCGTGGTGCCAGATTTTTACGAAGGCATCCTGCAGGAGTTCCTCCGCGGTGGCGCGATCACCCACCAGACGGAGCGTGAAGGAGAAAAGCGGTGTGCTGAAACGCGCATAGAGATCGCGAAACGCCGCTCGGTCCCCGGCGCCGATGCGCGCAAGCAGAAAGGCTTCTTCTGCTGAACTGTCGGCATCCGGCGGCACGCAGGTTCAGGATTCGGATTTGGCGAGCTGGGGAAAAAGAATGGGTTCGATTTTCCGGGCGGCAACTTCCGCGGCTCCGTAAAAGAGCTTGTCGAGCAATTCATTCAAATCCTCCCGGTATCGACCCTGCTCACGACTAATGATCATGTTGAGATCGTGCTTGGTGCCGTCGGCGTGGAGCGTCATCCAGCCGCGGAACGTGAATTCTTCGGGTCGGTCCCGGCGCACGGGTTGAAGATAAACACGAAGCTCGAGTTCATGCGGAGCGGTGGTGGCCGAGAGCCGTTCGGCCACAATTTTGACCGGCCAGTGGCGTTGCTCGGCAACTTTCTGGAACGCCAGATCGAGACGATCAAAATCCGTGTAGGCGCCGGAATCAGCCCCAATGTTTTCACCGGAGGAGAGTGGCGGGACAATCACCAGTGCGAGTTCGGGCATTTCGGCCTCCGCTGCACCGGCAGTGCCCAAGGCAATGCTGCACAGCAGCATGTAGACGGAGTGGAATTTAAATTTCATGGGAAGAACAAATGGCAGATACTTACTTTTACGCAAAATCCACCGCGACGGATGCAGGAAAACCCTGAGAGTTTGGATGTCGCGGAGCCGACATCCTGACTCCTGATGAACAAGCCCCAAGCAAGGTCAGGCGTGGGTGCCTACGCCTTATGCGTTTTGTATTTCGAGCGGGATATCGACCATGGGATCGAAGCCGTCCGCCGCTGACCCGCTCGGTGTTGGTCGAAGCACGTTTCTGACTTCCTCCGGGTTCGTTTTGGCAGGTTGAGTCACCCGTAGTGGTGGTCCAGATACGCCGTAGCATGATCTGCGCGCCACGCAGGCACGCCGGCGCGTGTCCACCGCGACGAGCGGTGGATTCATGTCTGAGGAATCGTTGGTGGTGGTCTTCATGCGGCCCGTGGGACGAACGGAGGCGAACGTGCGACGCGTGGCAGGGTGCCGACGCAGCGCAACGACTCGGCTTGGCAATGCGGGCACACCAGGTGCCACTGCACCACGTCCTCGGCCTGCTTCGGGCGCACAACGATCTCCACGGCGAGCAAGGTCTCGACCACCCGTCGGCGTCGCCACGCGGCAGGGTGCTCCCAGCCGAAGTGGCGCACGCGGTGGACTCCGGTCGGCAAGACGTGCTGCAAGTATCGCCGCATGAACTCAGCCGCATCCAACGTGCATTCCTTGCGCTCACCACTCGCACTGTCGCGGTAGCCAAAGCGAACCGTCTTCGCATCCATGGTTCGGATACGTTCATCGCTGATGGCGGTGCGCTGCACGTAGCGAGCGAGGTATTTGATCGCCGATTCGCCCGAGCCGACGTGCTGGATGTCGACCACCCACGGTTGCCGCCAGCACGAGTCGGGCACTTGCGCGTGCCTTCCAGGCAACGCAACGCGTAGCGCCGCTGCCATGCCTTGGCGAAAGCGCGCCGCGACCGGTGCAGACGGCATCAGCCACGCGGGTTTGTGGGTATGGCGCCACGCGGAACCCTCTTCAGCCAAACCACCGCCCGGCACGATGAAGTGGACATGCGGATGCAACTGCATCTGGCGTCCCCACGTGTGCAACACGCCGGTCATGCCCAGATCGGCTCCGAGGTGTTTGGGCAACGACGCGATCGATTGCAGCGCGCGGGCCGACTCGCCAAAGAGCAGGTCGATCATCACCTTCGGCTCCGCCGCGAAGATCGCGCGCAGCGGTGCGGGCAGTGTGAAGGTCACCATAAAATATGGCACCGGCAGCAAGCGGTCCCGCTGGCGCTGCGTCCATGCCGCCGTGCGGGCCCCGCCGCACCGCGGACACGAGCGGTGATGGCAGCTATGGTAGGCGAAGTCGTGCTTTGTGCAGTGGGCACAGCGATACACGCGGCCGCCCATCTCGGGCGTCCGACACCGCGCGATCGCCGCCAACGCCCGGCGCTGCGCCGGGCTGATGGCATGCGTGCACGCGTAGCCCGGGGCTTGCGCCCCGAGCCACTCGGCCAAGGCCGACACGGATTTAACTAAATGCCGTCGAGCAAACGACTCACCGCCGCGCGAGCGGCGGCTTCATTGACGGCGGTCAGATGCGTGTAAATGGCGGTCGTTTCAATGGAGGAGTGGCCCATGAACTGCGCAATCAAGCGGATGCTCACGCCCTCTTCGAGCAGGTGCGTCGCATACGAATGACGCAGCGTGTGCGGGTGGGTGCCCTTGGGCAGTTTGGCCACCGGCACGACCAACCGCAGGCAGTTTTGGATCGAACCCACGCCCATCGGTTCGGACGCGAGAGCCAGGCGCTCGCGCGCACCGGGCCCCTCGCGCCAGCCCCGACCGGTGCCAGGGAACACCCACTTCGGATGCCGGTGCGTGCGCCAGTAGGCGCGCAACTCCTCGAGCATCGATTCGGGCAGCGGCACGTAGCGCTCCTTTTGCCCCTTCGTGTGGTGCAGATGCAGTCGGCACGGCTCACGCTTGATATCGGTCACCTCTAGTGTCGTTGCTTCACGGATACGCAACCCGCACGCATAGATGAGTCGCAGGATGGTGCGAAACCGAGGTTCGGTGATCGCCGCGAACAACCGCGCCACCTCGGCGCGGGTGAGCACCGCGGGCAAGGTTTTGCGATCGGGCGAGCGCACCAGGTCGAACAGCTTCCACGGGTGGCCCAGCAACTTGCCGTAGAAGTTGCGCATGGCGCACACGGCGGTGCGCATCGTGCTGCCGCTGTAGTGGTGGACCTCCTTGAGGTGCAGCAGGTAGGCGCGAAGCTGCGCCTCGTTCAATTCGGCCGGATCGCGCTTCACGTGCTGCGCGAGTTTGCGCACGTAGCGCACATACTCCGAGCGGGTGGAGAAGGCCATGCTTCGCAGCTTGAGCATCTCATCGAAGCGCACTAACGATTGATACTGTTCGGTGACGTCACGACGGAAGTCGCGACCTTTACGGGTGGATTTGTTTTTGGACATAGCACCGCCAGTCTTGCGATTGGCGGACCAAAATACATCGTCAACCGCCGTGCGTCCCGAACGTCATACCCCTCACTCCTCACTGCGCCGCGCAGCGGCTTCGTTCAACCCCATGGTTGAGACAAACGTTGTCGTGGTGGTTCGACGCGCCGGTGGCGGCAGACTGATGACGATCCGATCAAACTCATTCTGGGCCTTTTGTGCCCCCGATTCAATCGACACATTTTCGCCCGATTTAGGCTCGCCGTCAGCTCGATGCTTGCCTGCATGAAGCACGCCACTGCGGGGCGTCGGGGATTTCATCGAGATCCACCGACCACGCTTAGCCGATGAACCGCTCGCCTTCACTTCGCCACTCGTGACTCCATTTTCGAGTCGCCGTACCAATCCCTCCATGAGCGCGAAAGACCTATCAGAATTAACCGATCAGGAGCTGTAGCTGTTGGACGAAGCCAAGAAGGTGAAATCAAATGCCATGATAAATGCGGGACTCATCGGCATGATGGTCGGGATCGTGATCTATGGCGTGGCGAAGAACAACCTGGGATTGGCCGCCTTAATCCCCCTGATCATTGCCTTCAAATTATTCAACAAGCCCAACCAAAATGAGGCCTTGGAAAAACTGCTCCGGGAGCGAAATTTGAAATAAAGGGCTGTTGGTTTGAAACCACCCCCAACGCCGCCTCCGAAAAGAAATATCCCATCCATAGATCGCATGGAGAGGCATGAAGCGGACTGGTTTGAACAACCGAGGTCGAAGTCGAAAGTCGACTCGCTCGCGAATACTCAGGCAGCCTGCAACGGGCGCACGTCCGATTTGATCTTGTCACCCACGGTGTTGAGCGCCTCACGAAGATCATAAGCGAGTTGGACACGTAGCCAATAACCAGGAGCTTGCCCAAAGTAGGCACAGAGGTGGAGGTCGGTTTCGGCGGTGATGCCACGCCTTTCATTGACAATTTCACTCACCCGCTGGTGCGGAAGTTTGGCGTCTTTGGCCAAGCGGTAGGCTGTGATTCCGAGCGGAGATAAAAACTCTTCGCGAAGGAGTTCACCGGGGTGGACGTTCAGATGCTTTTTCATGGTGTCAGTGATAGTCGGTTATGGCTACATCGGTGGCGTTTGCGTTCTTCCATCGAAAGCATACTCGAAACTGGTCATTCACCCGAATGCTGAATTGGCCTGCTCGATCTCCCTTCAATGCCTCAAGACGATTGCCGGGAGGAAATCGCAATTCACTAAGAGAAGATGCAGCTTCGAGTTGCGTGAGTTTGCGCAGGGCGGTTTTCAGAATGGTGGACGGAAGCTCAGGCGGCTTTTTACCAAGCCACAAAGCCTGGGTCGGGGCGTCGGCGAATGATTGAATCACGAATTGCTACGCTCACGTTGCACGCTATCCATAAGCACGTCAAGCGTGCATATGCACGCCTAACATGAATATCCGTGAATCCAATGTCGCGAGGCCATTATTTTTCCCCGAAGACCACAACGCTTTCCGAGAAATATTCCTGCAATGCTTGGGGATTTTGCGGCCTTTGAATGAGGTTCGATCCACTGGAACAGGCTAGAACGGATCAGCTAAAACAATGGTAACCGTCACCGCTGCGCGGAGCGAACACCGTGACATATAAGGCTTGGTTCGTTCACGAATCGACCCGTCAACGAACCTACCCCGCCCGCTGGCGATCTGCCGCGCCGAGCCTTTGTTCTCTTTGTTACCTTCTGTAAAAACTCACCCGTTCCACGGTCACTGACGGGCCATCATGCCCACGAGCACGCCGATGAAATCGTAGCTGGTGCTGACGCTGAGGTTGCGAGCGTCGAAGATGCCACCGACCTGGATCCAGGTTTCGCCCCCGTCGGTCGAGTAGTCGAAGACGTAATCGGTGTCGTGACCGGTGAGGCGCAAGGTGATGGTGTCGCCGGGGGCCGCCGCGAAGTGGGCTGTCGTCAACTGGGCGGCGGTGGCCGCGCCGCGTTGGGCTTCGACAAACACGTTGTAGCCGCCGGAGGTCGCCCGGTTGACCCCGAGGACGTAGTGGCGCGTTTCGTTGTGGTAGGCGACCAGGCCGGCGTCGACGTTGGCTGCCGCGGGCAGCACGAGCTCGGTCGATGCCACGAAGCGGTTGTGCTGCAACCGACGGCCGATAAACGAGGGGTTGTGCTTTTCGCGCAATGAATCCGGACGCGGCTCGATGCTCAGACCGTCGCCGGTGGACCACCAGGTGGTCTGCGGGGCACGCAGGAACAGCCAAGGCAGACTCAGCTCGTCGGCGGAAAAGTCGTCGGTCCACGTGAAGTTACCGGTGAGCGGCAGGCGGTCGGCCGACTCGTCGAGTCCCACGCCATTGGGCCCGCGTTGCACATAGGGCACCGGCTGACCGGGCGGTAAGATCAGTGGCCAGCCGTCCTTCCACGTCACCGGCAGGAGGAAGGTCTGGCGGCCGGTATTGTAGTGCCCATCTTTATACGGGGTGCAGCCGAGGAAGACCGACCACCAATTGCCATCGGGACCGACAACGAAATCGGCGTGGCCCGTGCAGGTGACCGGGTGGTCGCGCGCAGGATCGAGATCACGCTGGGTGAGCGTCGGGTGATCGGTGAACGGAACGAAAGGTCCGTCCGGGGATTCGCTGCGGAAGATGACTTGCGAGTGATTGTCACTGGTGCCGCCTTCGGCGCAATTGAGGTAATACCAGTCGTCCCGCTGGTAAATGTGCGGACCTTCGATCCAGACCGGTTGCTCGGCCAGATCGACGCCACCGTTGATGATGATCTTACGCGGCCCCATGAGACGCTTCGACGCGATGTCCCACTCCTGAATCCAGATCGCACGGTGACCTTCGTAGAGGGGTTTGTTGTTGGGAGGACCGCCGTTGTTGACCATCCATGCCCGACCGGTGGACTCGTCGAAGAAGAGCGACGGGTCGATGCCATCAAAATCGAGCCAGATCGGATCGCTCCACGGACCGGCCGGATCCTCGGCGGTGATGAGGAAGTTGCCGCCGTTATCAATCATGGTGCAAACGAGGTAAAACAGTCCGTCGTGATAACTGATGCCCGGCGCAAACAGCGCGCGGGTGATACCGAGCCCGTCGTAGGGCAACTGGTCGGGTCGGTCGATGGCGTGACCGAACTGAGTCCAGTTCACGAGGTCGGTGGAGTGGAAAATCGGCAGTCCCGGGTAGTGGGCGAACGACGAATTCACCAAGTAGTAGTCCTCGCCGACCTGGCAGATGCTCGGGTCCGGATAATAGCCGGCCAGGATGGGATTGCGATACTCATAAGCCGAGATCGGCGTATCAAAAATCTCATCACGCCCGGTGTATTCGAACGAGGTAAACGTGACGGGTTCGGCCACAACCACGGATGTTGCCAACAGGGCGAGGGATAGGGACTTAATCATAGCGCCGAAACGTTTGGTTCTTTAGTCGGTCACTTCGCCGTAGACGCGGAAGTGGCCGCTTACTTTTAGGAGGCCGAACATCGACAGGAGGCCTTCGTAGTAGCGCCAGCTTCGCAGTTCACCTTCCACGATTAGGCCGTCCGTATTGCGACCCACATCACTGGGGAGAGCCATGTTCCACAGGCGTTCGACGAATGGCTTGCCGAGGTCGGGCTCGGCCGCGAGGGCGGCGACCGCGGCCATGCCGGTCATGCCGGGTGCGATCGGATTGGTGCGCACTACGGTGCCGTCCAACTGGAGTTTGTCGGGCCAGTTGTCCGCCGGTTGCGAAGCCAGGAATCGCAGGATGCGGTTGGACTGCTCAACCATCCATTCGTCTTGGCCCCACCATGACCAATCCATGGCGGGCCAACCGAGGGTGCGCCACGCATCGGCCTCAAAATCACGACCTCGGCGTTCGAGCTGCGTGCCGTCGAAGTGGGAATAGTTGGGCATGATGCCCGTTTCCGGGTGAGCCGCCTTACGAAAGAACTCGCGACTGGTTTTCGCAACTTCAGCCATGAAGGCACGGTCAGCCGGATCCTCGGCCCAGCGCGCCATGAGTTCGTAGAAATGTGGCACGTGGTAGGACGGGTCGGTGAAGCTGGCACCGTAACCATCGGGCGTGAACCGGATCTGTTTTTCCTCAGGGTGAA is from Synoicihabitans lomoniglobus and encodes:
- a CDS encoding glycoside hydrolase family 43 protein — translated: MIKSLSLALLATSVVVAEPVTFTSFEYTGRDEIFDTPISAYEYRNPILAGYYPDPSICQVGEDYYLVNSSFAHYPGLPIFHSTDLVNWTQFGHAIDRPDQLPYDGLGITRALFAPGISYHDGLFYLVCTMIDNGGNFLITAEDPAGPWSDPIWLDFDGIDPSLFFDESTGRAWMVNNGGPPNNKPLYEGHRAIWIQEWDIASKRLMGPRKIIINGGVDLAEQPVWIEGPHIYQRDDWYYLNCAEGGTSDNHSQVIFRSESPDGPFVPFTDHPTLTQRDLDPARDHPVTCTGHADFVVGPDGNWWSVFLGCTPYKDGHYNTGRQTFLLPVTWKDGWPLILPPGQPVPYVQRGPNGVGLDESADRLPLTGNFTWTDDFSADELSLPWLFLRAPQTTWWSTGDGLSIEPRPDSLREKHNPSFIGRRLQHNRFVASTELVLPAAANVDAGLVAYHNETRHYVLGVNRATSGGYNVFVEAQRGAATAAQLTTAHFAAAPGDTITLRLTGHDTDYVFDYSTDGGETWIQVGGIFDARNLSVSTSYDFIGVLVGMMARQ
- a CDS encoding glycosyl hydrolase family 8, producing MIRAVLSVFLASVFVASAAPPPGGAARTGDYPNLFKTYLGKTDAEVEARLDTAFQLMFYGDPFTQKIYYTIADDMAYLADVGSRDIRSEGISYGMMITVQLDKQSEFNKLWKFAKTYMYHDEGPLRGYFTWHRAYDGGMTRSDGSVIRGDGPAPDGEEWMVMALMFASNRWGDGEGIFDYNREAQDLLRMMIHKDDQPDRGSVVSMFHPEEKQIRFTPDGYGASFTDPSYHVPHFYELMARWAEDPADRAFMAEVAKTSREFFRKAAHPETGIMPNYSHFDGTQLERRGRDFEADAWRTLGWPAMDWSWWGQDEWMVEQSNRILRFLASQPADNWPDKLQLDGTVVRTNPIAPGMTGMAAVAALAAEPDLGKPFVERLWNMALPSDVGRNTDGLIVEGELRSWRYYEGLLSMFGLLKVSGHFRVYGEVTD